In Sphingomonas sp. LT1P40, the following are encoded in one genomic region:
- a CDS encoding cation:proton antiporter, with protein MPTLSSPEPYILWLTGAGLLIALVAWLPLALKRLPLSMPIICILIGVGIFSMSEIPFRPLPLNHPDITERLTELIVIIALMGAGLKLDRVFSWRKWHVTWRLLAITMPLTIAAITLIGGWGLGLSWVAALLLGACLAPTDPVLAADVQVGEPQSGEEDEVRFGLTSEAGLNDGLAFPFVNLAIALGLAATTGEPWARDWVLHSVLWEVGIGVGGGWLIGRVFGWLTFHVPAESKLAKTGDGLIAIAATFVSYGATEMLDCYGFLAVFVTALTLRRSHRDHEFNREMHDITEQIERLGMMVVLILFGGALVAGLLAPIRWSDVGAAMAIILIVRPAAGMIGLTRFPATLSEKFTLAFFGIRGVGSFYYLAYALNHVELVEGERLWAITGLVALLSILLHGLTVTPAMRLLDRSHGRDPDAENTEERPAPA; from the coding sequence ATGCCCACCCTCTCCTCACCCGAACCCTATATACTGTGGCTGACCGGCGCGGGGCTGTTGATTGCGCTGGTCGCATGGTTGCCGCTGGCGTTGAAGCGACTGCCATTGTCGATGCCGATTATCTGTATTCTGATCGGCGTCGGCATCTTCTCCATGTCGGAAATACCGTTTCGGCCACTACCGCTGAACCATCCCGACATCACCGAACGCCTTACCGAGCTGATCGTGATCATCGCGCTGATGGGTGCGGGATTGAAGCTCGATCGCGTGTTCAGCTGGCGCAAATGGCATGTCACCTGGCGGCTGCTGGCGATCACGATGCCGCTGACGATTGCGGCGATTACGTTGATCGGCGGTTGGGGGCTGGGCCTGTCATGGGTTGCCGCGCTGCTGCTCGGCGCGTGCCTCGCGCCGACCGATCCGGTGCTGGCGGCGGACGTGCAGGTCGGTGAGCCGCAGTCGGGGGAGGAGGATGAGGTCCGCTTTGGCCTTACGTCCGAGGCCGGACTGAACGACGGTCTGGCGTTTCCATTCGTCAATCTGGCGATCGCGCTGGGGCTGGCGGCGACGACGGGGGAGCCATGGGCGCGCGATTGGGTGCTGCACAGCGTGTTGTGGGAGGTCGGCATCGGCGTGGGCGGCGGCTGGCTGATCGGACGCGTGTTCGGTTGGCTGACCTTTCACGTCCCGGCAGAAAGCAAGCTGGCCAAGACCGGCGATGGGCTGATCGCGATTGCGGCGACGTTCGTGTCCTATGGCGCGACCGAGATGCTCGATTGTTATGGCTTTCTGGCGGTGTTCGTGACCGCACTCACATTGCGCCGCTCGCACCGCGATCATGAATTCAACCGCGAGATGCACGACATCACCGAGCAGATCGAGCGGCTGGGCATGATGGTCGTGCTGATCCTGTTCGGCGGGGCGCTGGTAGCGGGGCTGCTGGCACCGATCCGCTGGAGCGATGTTGGCGCCGCCATGGCGATCATTCTGATCGTCCGGCCGGCTGCCGGGATGATCGGGCTCACCCGGTTCCCCGCCACACTGTCCGAGAAATTCACGCTGGCCTTTTTCGGCATTCGCGGCGTCGGGTCGTTCTATTATCTGGCCTATGCGCTGAACCATGTGGAGCTGGTCGAGGGCGAGCGGCTATGGGCGATTACCGGGCTGGTCGCGTTGTTATCGATTCTGCTGCACGGTCTGACGGTCACGCCGGCGATGCGATTGCTCGACCGCAGCCATGGGCGCGATCCGGATGCGGAAAATACGGAAGAGCGGCCCGCCCCCGCCTAA
- a CDS encoding AI-2E family transporter: protein MVTPVAGDTEAENRRDRLLAALTLMAGIGLVLAIPFALQAGSPFFLPLTAAIVIAIALVPILEWLERHRVPAPLASLICVLLFLTAANAALVSIVVPAWGWLTVIPERIDNIQSNVKPLIDFYSNLEAFVNKTIQEFAQRPIRQTATAAEPPRSILEFAATSAPTAFLEMFFAILVIFFFLSGWTRLRRKAITSRTSFGGAMATARVIQDVVDDTSAYLGTITIINVTLGLLVAGALWAIDMPTPLMWGGIVALLNYIPYLGPIFAAVLLAMGGLMTYNDVWMALLPAALMAGMHLIEANLITPLVVGRRLTINPIMILVSLSFFGWVWGTAGALLAVPLLIIIQTVLNAAGKPDIAGFLFEHGTLVAGGNAPPPRPMHNHEAGRETPVDSPEPPV, encoded by the coding sequence ATGGTCACACCCGTGGCCGGAGACACCGAAGCCGAGAATCGCCGCGACCGGCTGCTTGCCGCGCTCACGCTGATGGCGGGCATCGGGCTGGTGCTGGCGATCCCGTTCGCGCTTCAGGCCGGGTCACCTTTTTTCCTGCCGCTGACCGCCGCGATCGTCATCGCCATCGCGCTGGTCCCGATCCTGGAATGGCTGGAGCGGCATCGCGTGCCCGCGCCGCTTGCGTCGCTGATCTGCGTGCTGCTGTTCCTGACCGCCGCCAACGCCGCGCTCGTGTCGATCGTCGTGCCCGCCTGGGGCTGGCTGACCGTGATTCCGGAGCGGATCGACAATATCCAGTCGAACGTGAAGCCGCTGATCGACTTCTATTCAAACCTCGAAGCGTTCGTGAACAAGACGATTCAGGAATTCGCCCAGCGCCCGATCCGCCAGACCGCGACGGCGGCAGAACCGCCGCGCTCGATCCTCGAATTCGCCGCCACCTCGGCGCCGACGGCGTTTCTGGAGATGTTCTTCGCCATCCTCGTGATCTTCTTCTTCCTCTCCGGCTGGACCCGGTTGCGGCGCAAGGCGATTACCAGCCGCACCAGCTTCGGCGGCGCGATGGCGACCGCGCGCGTGATTCAGGACGTCGTCGACGATACCTCGGCCTATCTCGGCACGATCACGATCATCAATGTGACGCTGGGGCTGCTCGTCGCGGGGGCGCTGTGGGCGATCGACATGCCCACCCCGCTGATGTGGGGCGGGATCGTCGCCTTGCTCAACTACATCCCCTATCTCGGCCCGATCTTCGCCGCGGTGCTGCTCGCGATGGGCGGGCTGATGACCTATAACGATGTGTGGATGGCACTGCTCCCCGCTGCGCTGATGGCGGGGATGCATCTGATCGAGGCGAATCTGATCACCCCGCTGGTCGTCGGCCGCCGCCTGACCATAAATCCGATCATGATCCTCGTCTCATTGAGCTTTTTCGGCTGGGTCTGGGGCACCGCCGGGGCGCTGCTCGCGGTGCCGCTGCTCATCATCATTCAGACCGTGCTGAACGCTGCCGGCAAGCCCGATATCGCCGGTTTCCTGTTCGAGCACGGCACGCTGGTCGCGGGCGGAAACGCGCCGCCGCCGCGCCCGATGCACAATCACGAAGCGGGGCGCGAAACGCCGGTTGACAGCCCCGAACCGCCCGTCTAG
- a CDS encoding DoxX family protein, which produces MTRRKWLTLPGLARGGDVALLAARVAVGAFLIWGVWDNVVSADRMAEFRGFLAAKGFAMPGVMAPLSVYAQFLVGVAFIAGFATRWAGLVCAFNFVVALVMVDAALGIRAAFPAAALVLFGLIFATIGAGGISIDGVRRGR; this is translated from the coding sequence ATGACGAGACGGAAATGGCTGACGCTGCCGGGACTGGCGCGGGGTGGCGATGTGGCGTTGCTGGCGGCGCGCGTGGCGGTCGGCGCGTTCCTGATCTGGGGGGTGTGGGACAATGTCGTCAGCGCCGATCGCATGGCCGAGTTTCGCGGGTTCCTGGCCGCCAAGGGGTTCGCCATGCCGGGGGTCATGGCACCGCTGTCGGTCTATGCGCAGTTTCTGGTCGGCGTGGCGTTCATTGCCGGATTCGCAACGCGCTGGGCCGGGCTGGTGTGCGCGTTCAACTTCGTCGTCGCGCTGGTGATGGTCGATGCGGCGCTCGGCATTCGCGCGGCATTTCCGGCGGCGGCCCTGGTGTTGTTCGGACTGATCTTTGCCACAATCGGCGCGGGGGGCATTTCGATCGATGGGGTAAGGCGGGGGCGGTAG
- a CDS encoding FGGY family carbohydrate kinase, with protein sequence MGEKLLVIDEGTTSTRAMLFAPDGTCLASESAELEQQYPGAGLVEHDAAEIWDKTLRCAQAIVDAAGGPDQIAAIGITNQRETIVFWDKTTGEPLAPAIVWQDRRSAAICRELKERGEEAGVQARTGLLLDPYFSGTKIKWAMANWPQLRAAGDRLAIGTIESWLVWKLTGGLHVTDATNASRTLLMGLGSGAWSDGLLDLFDCPRDALPEIVDCAGEFGFTTLFGGRIPICGLAGDQQSATIGQACLAKGETKATFGTGAFVLTNAGTSQPTSKHRLLSTVLWQLAGRRTYAIEGSVFVAGSLIQWLRDSLGLIARADESEGLARSLATNGGVYLVPALAGLGAPWWEPEARGSISGLSLASTRAHIVRAALEAMAHQSHDLKTAFAADGADWSRLRIDGGMVANDWIAQDLADVLDVRVERPAFTETTALGAAMLAGVGSGMFSGLEDAAAMRGKVEMFEPGMAIAVRDARLKGWRGAVGAVVSAVE encoded by the coding sequence ATGGGAGAGAAATTACTGGTCATCGACGAGGGCACCACGTCTACGCGGGCGATGTTGTTCGCACCGGATGGAACATGCTTGGCAAGCGAATCCGCCGAGCTGGAGCAGCAATATCCCGGTGCCGGGCTGGTCGAGCATGACGCCGCCGAAATCTGGGACAAGACGCTGCGATGCGCGCAGGCAATAGTCGATGCGGCGGGCGGCCCTGACCAGATCGCTGCGATCGGCATCACCAACCAGCGCGAGACGATCGTTTTCTGGGACAAGACCACGGGCGAACCATTGGCCCCCGCCATTGTGTGGCAGGACCGGCGCAGTGCCGCCATCTGCCGCGAATTGAAGGAGCGCGGCGAGGAAGCGGGGGTGCAGGCGCGGACGGGGTTGCTGCTCGATCCCTATTTCAGCGGAACCAAGATCAAATGGGCGATGGCCAATTGGCCGCAATTGCGCGCGGCGGGCGACAGGCTGGCGATCGGTACGATCGAGTCGTGGCTGGTGTGGAAGCTGACCGGCGGACTGCATGTCACCGACGCGACCAATGCTTCGCGCACGTTGTTGATGGGCCTGGGCAGTGGGGCGTGGAGCGACGGGTTGCTCGACCTGTTCGACTGCCCGCGCGACGCGCTGCCCGAGATTGTCGATTGCGCGGGCGAATTCGGGTTCACGACCTTGTTCGGCGGTCGGATTCCGATTTGCGGCCTGGCCGGCGACCAGCAATCGGCGACGATCGGTCAGGCCTGTCTGGCCAAGGGCGAGACCAAGGCGACGTTTGGGACCGGCGCGTTCGTGCTGACCAATGCCGGGACGTCGCAGCCGACATCGAAGCACCGGCTGTTATCGACGGTGCTGTGGCAATTGGCCGGGCGACGGACCTATGCGATCGAGGGATCGGTGTTCGTCGCGGGGAGCCTGATCCAGTGGCTGCGCGATTCGCTCGGGTTGATCGCACGGGCGGATGAGAGCGAAGGGCTGGCGCGGTCTTTGGCGACCAATGGCGGCGTCTATCTGGTACCCGCTTTGGCCGGGCTTGGCGCGCCGTGGTGGGAGCCGGAGGCGCGCGGATCGATCAGCGGCCTCAGCCTCGCCAGCACCCGCGCCCACATCGTCCGCGCCGCGCTGGAGGCGATGGCGCACCAGAGCCACGACCTGAAGACGGCGTTTGCGGCGGACGGGGCGGACTGGTCGCGGCTGCGCATCGACGGCGGCATGGTGGCAAACGACTGGATCGCACAGGATCTGGCGGATGTGCTGGATGTGAGGGTCGAGCGGCCCGCGTTCACGGAGACGACCGCGCTGGGGGCGGCGATGCTGGCGGGCGTGGGTTCGGGCATGTTTTCCGGGCTGGAGGACGCGGCGGCGATGCGGGGGAAGGTCGAGATGTTCGAGCCAGGGATGGCTATTGCAGTGCGGGATGCGCGGCTGAAGGGGTGGCGGGGGGCTGTGGGGGCTGTCGTGTCAGCCGTCGAATGA